One genomic region from Epinephelus fuscoguttatus linkage group LG6, E.fuscoguttatus.final_Chr_v1 encodes:
- the got1l1 gene encoding putative aspartate aminotransferase, cytoplasmic 2, with translation MSRPDSSPNEKGVKQNGDPGGHLSVFTNAHTAAESPETRLWSAFKKDTHKRRVYLAGREYYSEEGKTFELRLVRKIKQQLSADPTLRPEYPSSLGLTEYIRRATEMTLGRSCQAVVEDRVLGIQTPGFTAAVRLGAELLRHCNDVCVAWCGPVYLSSPCDDSLAGIFQAAGIQDIREYYYWDDMQRCVCLEKLLEDLEKAPEQSVVVLSASAHYPTGADLSQNQWAVITRLIMRRRLFPFLLLPTQALCYGDLERDAWPVRYCASQGMEFVCAQSFSHCFGLYGEAVGHLLCVRKQSSLLLSVRSQADKIVKSLWAQPPVGGAHVVTTVLSNPAHLVEWQEEVKHIVERCMLIREVLGDRLRLLGTPGSWDHLTKQGGLYCHTGLNGEQVEFLSKRRHVYLHPSGCLNVSAINGLNLDYIVESIHLALTTSP, from the exons ATGAGCCGACCCGACAGCAGCCCTAATGAAAAAGGGGTCAAGCAAAATGGAGACCCAGGAGGTCATCTGTCTGTGTTTACTAATGCTCACACCGCAGCAGAGAGTCCTGAAACAAGGCTGTGGTCCGCCTTCAAGAAAGACACTCACAAGAGGAGAGTTTACCTGGCAGGGAGAG AGTATTACAGTGAGGAAGGAAAAACCTTTGAGCTGCGTcttgtgagaaaaataaagcaacAGTTAAGCGCTGATCCCACCCTTCGTCCAGAGTATCCATCTTCTCTTGGTCTGACAGAATACATCAGGCGAGCCACAGAGATGACTTTGGGGAGGAGCTGTCAGGCTGTAGTGGAGGATCGG GTGTTAGGTATCCAGACTCCTGGTTTTACCGCTGCTGTGCGTCTTGGTGCTGAACTCCTAAGACACTGCAATGATGTCTGTGTTGCTTGGTGTGGGCCCGtctacctctcctctccttgcgATG ACTCATTGGCAGGTATCTTCCAGGCAGCAGGGATCCAAGATATCCGTGAGTATTATTACTGGGATGACATGCAGCGCTGCGTTTGTTTGGAGAAGCTTCTGgaggatttggagaaggctccGGAACAAAGTGTTGTTGTTCTGTCGGCGTCTGCCCACTATCCAACCGGAGCAGACCTCTCTCAGAATCAATGGGCTGTAATTACCAGACTCATTATG AGGCGTAGGCTTTTCCCTTTCCTCTTGCTGCCTACTCAGGCACTCTGCTATGGAGATTTAGAGCGGGATGCCTGGCCTGTGCGGTACTGTGCATCACAGGGGATGGAGTTTGTCTGTGCTCAGTCGTTCTCCCACTGTTTTGGACTATATG GTGAGGCTGTTGGACACCTCCTATGCGTCCGGAAGCAGAGCTCCCTCCTGTTATCTGTGCGGTCTCAAGCCGACAAGATAGTCAAGTCGCTGTGGGCCCAGCCACCTGTAGGAGGAGCACATGTTGTCACCACAGTGCTCAGTAACCCTGCCCATCTTGTTGAATG GCAGGAAGAAGTAAAACACATTGTGGAGAGATGTATGCTGATCAGAGAAGTTTTAGGAGACAGGCTGAGGCTTTTGGGAACTCCAGGTTCCTGGGACCACCTGACTAAACAGGGTGGACTCTACTGTCATACAGGCTTGAATG GTGAGCAGGTAGAATTTCTGTCAAAGAGAAGACACGTGTACCTGCACCCAAGTGGCTGTCTAAATGTGAGTGCAATCAACGGTCTAAACTTGGACTACATTGTCGAGTCCATCCATCTGGCTCTGACCACTTCACCATGA